The segment AGGTCGAGGCCCGGGTGCGGTCCGGTTCCCGGGCGGGCAGCTCGTTCGATCCGGCCGGCTGCCTCGCGCTCACCGTGATCGCCTGCATGCCCACCGCGGCCCGGGCCGCCGCGCTGCTCACCCGCCGCGACATGCGCGAGTGGCGGCTGATCTCCACCGACTGCTTCCTGCAGATCGCCCGGGCCCGGCGGCTGCCCTGGCTCGGCGACCTCGGCGTCCGGCTCGCACAACACCTGCCGGCGCGCGACCCGTGGGGCGCGGACTGGTTGTTCGCCGAGTCCCTGCTGATCGCCGGTGACACGGAACCACCGGTCACCGAGGGCGCCGTCCGGGCCTGGCTGCTAGCGGCCGAGGAGAGCTGCTGGTTCGGCCGTTCCGCGTCGCTCGCCGAGGCCTATCGCGGGTCGCCTTGGCTCGACCTGCTGCTGCCCGCGGTCTTCGAGCTCGACGGCGTGGGCAGCGACCTGCCTGATCTCTTTCCGGCGGCTGTCACCTCACTGGTCACCGAGGGCCGGCTCGATCGCAAGACCGTACTGAGCGCCACCCTCGACCGTCTCACCCGGCCGGACCGCCCGGCCCGGCTGCGTCCGTTCGCCCGGCTGCATGCGGCCCTCGAGCCGGTGCCGGTCGAGCTGGCCCAGCACGTCCCGGCCTACCTCGCCATGCTGCCGGACGCCCCGTCCCCTGTCGCCGGTCTGGCACAGCGGGCGCTGCGCGCCCTGGACGAGGCAGGTCTGCTGGATGTGGACACCGTGCTGGAGGCCGGCCGCAGCCTCGTAGCGCGCCCCGAGAAGGTCCTGGTCCGCGCCCAGCTGGCCTGGTTCAGGCAGCTGGCGCGCCGGGCACCCCAGCGGGCGGCCGACATCCGGGAGGTGGTGGCGCTGGCGCTCGCACACCCGGCGGCGGACTTACGGGAGCGAGCGGCCGCTCTGATCGGTGTGGACGCCTCCGTCATCGCCTACGGTGGGCACCCAGCGGCTGGATCGGACGCCGCGGGCCTCGCCCGCGGTGACCACCCAGCGCTGGCCGCCGACTTGGAGGCCGCTGGTTCGGAGGCCGCGGGGCTCGGCTTCGGCGGCCAGCCGGCCGGGCCCGGGCTGCCCGCGGTGGTCCCGGTGGCTGCGGTGCCGCCGCCGATCGCCGACGCTGCGGAGCTCGCCGCGGAGGTGGTGGCGCTGCTGCACGAGGCGAGTGCGCTGCGCTGGGAGCGGGTGATGGCGGCGCTGGTCACGCTGCCGGAGGCCGGTCTGGCCGAGACGCTCGGCCCGGTCTTGGACCGGTACCGCGGGTCCTTCACCGACCGCTGGGGACGGATCCCGTTTCTCGGCGAGGCGATCGGGGCGCGGATCGGCCGGGAGCGCGGGCACGTCATGCGGGAACGCCTTCTCGGCATCGTCCGGCGGAGCTGGACGGATGCCGGCGGCGGCATGGACCGGTCGCTGATCAACACGCCGTCCGGTGTGCTCACCCTCCGGATCGCCGAGCTGGCCGCGCAGGTGACCCGCTCCCCCGTGCCGGTGCTGCTCGCCACGCCCACCCACGTGACCGGCAGCCTCGACGGCCGCACCCTGGTCCAGCGTCTGGAGCGGCACGAGGCCGCGGGAGGCGAACCCTGGCCGCTCGACTTCCAGCAGGCGCTGCTCCGCGTGCCACGCACGGTCGATGCGGAGGTGCTGGCCCGGGCGGAGGCTCTCACCTCACCCGCCGGGCGGCAGCTGGCCGGGTGGTTCCGGTCCGGCGGGTTGCCCGACCCGGTCAGCACCCGGTTCGTGCAGTCCACGCGTGACCCCGACGGGCGGGTCGTGGTCCGCCGGGTGGTCGCCAACCTGGAGACGGGCCGCGGCGACGACGATCGCATCCTGCTGGAGGACGCGCTGTGCACCATCAACCGCAGGCCCCGGCCGGAGTATCGGGACCAGCCCGCCGTCGAAGCGGATGTTCTCGCCATGGTGCTGCCACACCACCGCGAAGCCGTAGCAGCCTGGGCGCTGCCCGAGCTCGCCGCGCTCGCCGACCAGGACGCCCGCGGCGCGTCGCTGCTGCCGTTGCTCGCCGACTGCTCCGGCCCGATCGGCCCGGCCATGACGCTCGCCCTGGCCTACGGGCTCGGCGCCCGCCGTCCGGCTAACCGGGTGGCCGCGGTCGACGCCCTCCTGGCCCTCGCCGCCGGTCCCGACCCGTTCGCCGCCGCCGTCGGCTCGGATCTGGGCGACCTCTGCGCCGACGGCACGGTCAAGCTCAGCCGGGTGGTGACGCCGCTGACCGACGCCCACCAGGCGGGCGCATCCGTCGCGGTCTGGGAGATCGTCGCGGCGGCTCTCCCCGCCCTGTTGCCGGCGGCGCCCCGCGGCCTGCCCGACCTGCTGGAGCTGGCCACGATGGTCGCCACGGCGGTCGGGGCCCGCACGGAGATCCCCGGGCTCGCAGCGGTGACGGGCCGTTCGCGCGCGGCCCGGGAGGCCAGGCGGCTGCGCGCCACCCTCGCCGCCGGCTGAGCGTCACCCGGCAGGCCGAACGGCTGCGCGCCACCCTCGCCGCCGGCTGAGCGTCGCCCGGCAGGCCGAGCGGCTGTGCCCCGCCGTCACCGCCGGGCTGGGCATGGCCCGGCCGCTCACGCGCCGCCCAGCACGACAGGTGCCTGCGCGCCGCAGCCAGGTCCCGTGGTTACGCGCCGACCTCACCGCCCGGGCCAAGCACCACCCGGCCGCTCACGCGGTGCCCGGCAGGCCCGGCGGCTGCGCTGTCAGCGGGACGGGGCTCGTGGGCGGGCTGGAGTGAGCGTCCATGATCGACCATTAGTGCTACGTTCGCCGACGCGTCATGTCGGCGTTCGGTCTGGGACGGATCGGTCGCGTCGACTGCCTTCGGTTGTCCGGCGACCGTCGCCGGGCCTGAGTTCGGTGGAGGAGAAAAGTGGCAGATCGCCGTCAGGTGCTGCGCTTCGGCGCGGTCGCCGCCGCCACGCCGGTGCTGGCCGGGGCCGTTTCCGCGCCCGCGTCCGCGCACGGCGGCCGGCCGGATCGCAAGCCGCTGGTCGTGGGGCACCGGGGTGCCTCCGGTTACCGGCCGGAGCACACCCTCGCCTCGTACGAGCTGGCCGCCCGGCTGGGCGCCGACTACCTGGAACCAGACCTGGTGATCACCAAGGACGGTGTGCTGGTCTGCCGGCACGAGCCGGAGATCGGCGGCACCACCGATGTGGCCGCGCACCCGGAGTTCGCCGACCGCAAGCGCACCGTGTCGCTCGACGGGGTCAGCGTCACCGGCTGGTTCACCCACGACTTCACGCTCGCCGAGCTGAAGACGCTGCGCGCCGTCGAGCGGATCCCGGCGGTCCGGCAGCAGAACACCCTGTACGACGGGCTGTTCGAGGTGCCGACCTTCCAGGAGATGCTGGACCTGCGCAAGCGGCTCTCCAAGGAGCTCGGCCGCGACCTGGGCGTGTTCCCGGAGACCAAGCACCCGACCTACTTCCAGAAGCTCGGCCTCGCCCTCGAAGCGCCGCTGGTGCGCACCCTGCGCCGCAACGGCCTGGACCGGCGCGGCGCCAAGGTGTTCGTGCAGTCGTTCGAGGCGGCGAACCTGCGGGAGCTCGCGGACAAGCACCGCGTCCAGGTGCCGCTGGTGTTCCTGACCGGCGCGACCGGTGGGCCGTTCAACGACCCGCGCAGCTACGCCGACTACCTGACTCCGGCCGGGCTGAAGGAGCTGTCGCAGTTCGTGGACGGGATCGGGCCGGAGAAGAGCCAGATCATCCCGCGTAAGGCGGACGGGACGCTGGGCACCCCGACCAGCCTGGTCGCCGACGCGCACGCGGCCGGGCTGAAGGTGATCCCGTACACGTTCCGCAACGAGAACCAGTTCCTGCCGGCCGAGCTGCGGGTGGGCGCCGACCCCACCGCGTACGGGAAGGCCATCGACGAGCAGGTGACGTTCCTGCGTACCGGAATCGACGGGCTGTTCACCGACAACCCGGACACCGGCGTGCTGGCCCGCACCCTGGTGTGAACGCGATGCGGGGCCCGGCGCGCTGCGCCGGGCCCCGCATTCGGAAGAAGCGCTACTTGGCGATGAAGGTCGGGTAGATGTTCTCGAAGCTCATCTTGTAGCCGAAGCCGCCGGCCACGATGAACGTGATGCCGAGGATCACCCCGAGCACCACCACGGCGAACAGCAGGTAGCCGAGCGCTGTTCCAGCGGGCCGGCGCGGTCCCGGGGCGGTGACGCCGCTGGTGTTCACGGCCGCCTCGCCGGCGCCCCAGGCCAGCGAGCGGATGCCGAGGGCGAACAGGATGGGCAGCCCGGCGCCGAGGGCCAGCCCGGCCAGCAGGACCTGCCACGCGCCGTCGAGCGCGAATCCGAAGTTGTGCATCTCGGCGCCTCTCAGTTGGCCGCGACGGCGGGAACGGGGGTGACGGCGGCCGGGTCGGGCGAACCGTCCCAGTCGTCGTTGACGTTCTCGTGGTCGACCTTGCCGGTGCGGGAGCGCAGGTACATCGCGCCGGACGCGAGGACCAGCAGGGCGAAGACGACCAGGGCGCCGGCCATGCCGCCGACCGTGTCACCGATCCACCAGGTGACCGCGCCGATCAGGCCGGCCGCGGGCAGGGTGATCATCCAGGCGGTGACCATCCGGCCGGCGACCGCCCAGCGGACCTTGGCGCCGGGCCGGCCGAGGCCGGAACCGATCACCGAGCCGGTGGCGACGTGGGTCGTGGAGAGCGCGAAGCCGAGGTGGCTGGAGGCCAGGATGACCGCGGCGGCGCCGGACTGCGCGGCGGTGCCCTGCGGCGGGTTGATGTCGGTGATGCCCTTGCCCAGGGTGCGGATGATCCGCCAGCCGCCCAGGTAGGTGCCGGCCGCGATGGCCACGGCGGCGGAGACCTTCACCCAGAGCGGGATGTTCTCCAGGTCGCTCCAGTGGCCGCTGGCGATCAGGGCGAGCGTGATCACACCCATGGTCTTCTGCGCGTCGTTGGTGCCGTGCGCGAGCGAGACCAGCGAGGCGCTGCCGATCTGGCCCCAGCGGAAGCCCTTGTCGGTGAAGCGGGCCGCGATCCCGGCGGTGATCTTGAAGATCACCCAGGTGCCGATCGCGGCGACCAGCGCGGCGATGACCGGGGAGAGCACCGCGGGCAGCAGCACCTTGCCGACGACGCCGTCGAGCTTCGAGCCGTCGCCGTTCCAGTTCACCCCGGCCCAGCCGAGGCCGGCCACGGTGGCACCGACGAGGCCGCCGAAGAGGGCGTGCGACGAGCTGGACGGGAGGCCGAAGAGCCAGGTGAGCAGATTCCAGATGATCCCGCCGACGAGGCCGGCCAGGATGATCAGCATCAGGCCGTTGCCGCCGTCGGCCAGCAACTCGGCCTTGGGTGCGCCGGTCTTGTCCTGGATCTTGACGACGGCGTTGGTGACGGTGAGCGCGACTTCGACCGAGAGGAACGCGCCGACCAGGTTCAGGATGCCCGAGAGGGCGACGGCGGTCTTGGGCCGTAGCGCCTTGGTCGCGATGGAGGTGGCCATCGCGTTCGCGGTGTCATGGAACCCGTTGGTGAAATCGAAGGCCAGGGCCGTGAGGACCACCAGCGCCAAGATCACGGATGTTTCTGTCACGCCGTGATCGTGACCGAGTTACCGGCCCGCATCCATAGGCAGAACGTCACATGTACAAGATTCGGCCCCCGTTAACCTGCCGTTTCCCAAAGTTCACCGCGTCGTGAACAGCTCACTACGGAGAGCGCTCGTCAACTCCGTACGGGTGAACAGTCTTTTAGATCCGTTCGGTGGACCTGTCCGCCACCCGGCTGCGCGGTGCGGCCGAGGTGACGGACAGGCCCCGGCAGCTCACTCCTCCGGAGTAAGAACCACCTGGTCGGTGCCGGTCTGCGGCGGCGTGCCGGTGTCGGTGTACGACGCGACGAAGACCGCCGTGAGGTTGTCCGCCCCGGCGTGCCCGCCATCGACGAACGTGGTGATCGAACCGGTGCAGCCCTGCGACGTGGAGAGCGGGTGCCCGTGCTCGTCGTGGCCGAGGATGTAGGTGACCGTCACCGCGGCGCAGTTCACCGGGGCGTCGTCGGTGACCTGCACCTCGTACGTCACGGTGTCGCCGAACTCGAACGGCTGGTCCTCGACCGGGGTCACGAAGGTGACCACCGGTGCCAGGGTGCCGACCGGCAGGATCACCTCGGCCGACGCGGACCGGCCGGTGCTGTCGGTGACCTTGAGCGTGGGCCGGTAGGTGCCGTTCGCGGTGAACGTGTGCGTCGGGTTCGGCTCCCGGGAGTCGACCCGGCCGTCGGCGTCGAAGTCCCACGCGTACCGGATCGGGTCGCCGTCCGGGTCCACCGTGCCGGCGCTGGAGAACGTCACGGTGAGCGGCGCCTGGCCGGACGTCGGCGTCGCCGACGCCTTGACGATCGGCGTACGGTTCCCGCGCACGAAGTCGAACCGGGACAGTTGCGCGTCCGGGTTCTCCGCGAAGTAGCCGTCGCCGTACTCCAGGACGTAGAGCGCGCCGTCCGGCCCGAACTCCAGGTCCATCGGGTTGTCGAAGACCAGCTCCGGCAGCACCGAGTCGATCTGCGTGACCTGGTTGCGCCGGTCCAGGTGGAACGCCTTGACGAAGTCACGGGTCCACTCGGCGAACAGCGGCAGCCCGTCGAACGTCTCCGGCCACTTGAACGGCGACCGCGAACGACGGTCGTAGTCGTAGGCCGGCCCGCCCATCGGCCCGATCCCGCCGGTGCCGAAGGCCGGGTGGGCCGCGTAGGTGTAGATCACCTCGGCGCGCTCGACCGGCGGCAGGTTGCGCAGACCGGTGTTGCGGGGTGACTCGTTGACCGGCGCTGCGCAGTTGAACGGCGCGCCCGACACCCCGGTGGCGAAGTCGTAGTCCACATAGGGCATGTCCGGCGTCACGCAGTACGGCCAGCCGTAGTTCGCCGGCTTGTCGATCGCCATCCAGCGCCCGTGCCCGGCGGGCCCGCGTGCCGGGTTGGGGTTCTGCGCGTCCGGCGAGTAGTCGGCCAGGTAGACCACGTCGGTGTCCGGATCGACGGTGAACCGGAACGGGTTGCGCAGACCCATCGCGTAGATCTCCGGGCGGGTCTTCGGGGTGCCCGGGCGGAACAGGTTGCCGCGCGGAATCGTGTATCCGCCGTTCTTGCCGACCCGGAT is part of the Actinoplanes sp. NBC_00393 genome and harbors:
- a CDS encoding DUF7824 domain-containing protein; amino-acid sequence: MSLTWAGLDGPLRTIDSPRLTALLLAVGEPERLAFAGEVEARVRSGSRAGSSFDPAGCLALTVIACMPTAARAAALLTRRDMREWRLISTDCFLQIARARRLPWLGDLGVRLAQHLPARDPWGADWLFAESLLIAGDTEPPVTEGAVRAWLLAAEESCWFGRSASLAEAYRGSPWLDLLLPAVFELDGVGSDLPDLFPAAVTSLVTEGRLDRKTVLSATLDRLTRPDRPARLRPFARLHAALEPVPVELAQHVPAYLAMLPDAPSPVAGLAQRALRALDEAGLLDVDTVLEAGRSLVARPEKVLVRAQLAWFRQLARRAPQRAADIREVVALALAHPAADLRERAAALIGVDASVIAYGGHPAAGSDAAGLARGDHPALAADLEAAGSEAAGLGFGGQPAGPGLPAVVPVAAVPPPIADAAELAAEVVALLHEASALRWERVMAALVTLPEAGLAETLGPVLDRYRGSFTDRWGRIPFLGEAIGARIGRERGHVMRERLLGIVRRSWTDAGGGMDRSLINTPSGVLTLRIAELAAQVTRSPVPVLLATPTHVTGSLDGRTLVQRLERHEAAGGEPWPLDFQQALLRVPRTVDAEVLARAEALTSPAGRQLAGWFRSGGLPDPVSTRFVQSTRDPDGRVVVRRVVANLETGRGDDDRILLEDALCTINRRPRPEYRDQPAVEADVLAMVLPHHREAVAAWALPELAALADQDARGASLLPLLADCSGPIGPAMTLALAYGLGARRPANRVAAVDALLALAAGPDPFAAAVGSDLGDLCADGTVKLSRVVTPLTDAHQAGASVAVWEIVAAALPALLPAAPRGLPDLLELATMVATAVGARTEIPGLAAVTGRSRAAREARRLRATLAAG
- a CDS encoding glycerophosphodiester phosphodiesterase, coding for MADRRQVLRFGAVAAATPVLAGAVSAPASAHGGRPDRKPLVVGHRGASGYRPEHTLASYELAARLGADYLEPDLVITKDGVLVCRHEPEIGGTTDVAAHPEFADRKRTVSLDGVSVTGWFTHDFTLAELKTLRAVERIPAVRQQNTLYDGLFEVPTFQEMLDLRKRLSKELGRDLGVFPETKHPTYFQKLGLALEAPLVRTLRRNGLDRRGAKVFVQSFEAANLRELADKHRVQVPLVFLTGATGGPFNDPRSYADYLTPAGLKELSQFVDGIGPEKSQIIPRKADGTLGTPTSLVADAHAAGLKVIPYTFRNENQFLPAELRVGADPTAYGKAIDEQVTFLRTGIDGLFTDNPDTGVLARTLV
- a CDS encoding inorganic phosphate transporter — protein: MTETSVILALVVLTALAFDFTNGFHDTANAMATSIATKALRPKTAVALSGILNLVGAFLSVEVALTVTNAVVKIQDKTGAPKAELLADGGNGLMLIILAGLVGGIIWNLLTWLFGLPSSSSHALFGGLVGATVAGLGWAGVNWNGDGSKLDGVVGKVLLPAVLSPVIAALVAAIGTWVIFKITAGIAARFTDKGFRWGQIGSASLVSLAHGTNDAQKTMGVITLALIASGHWSDLENIPLWVKVSAAVAIAAGTYLGGWRIIRTLGKGITDINPPQGTAAQSGAAAVILASSHLGFALSTTHVATGSVIGSGLGRPGAKVRWAVAGRMVTAWMITLPAAGLIGAVTWWIGDTVGGMAGALVVFALLVLASGAMYLRSRTGKVDHENVNDDWDGSPDPAAVTPVPAVAAN
- a CDS encoding PQQ-dependent sugar dehydrogenase; this translates as MLTFKKLISVVGVAVLAVPTAAVAHPGHDLPPSSDFQKVTLNDFPGEPMALAVLPDRRVLHTARTGQVRIHEPSTGRNVLAATIPVYQHDEEGVQGIAIDPDFKHNKWVYIYYSPPLNTPTDDPATPTVNEGNAPNEGTEADWARFRGVLRLSRFKLVGNTLRLNTEQKILEVGTDRGQCCHVGGKIDFDSHGNLFLSTGDDSNPFFSDGFAPIDERPERNPVFDAQRTSANTNDLRGKLLRIRVGKNGGYTIPRGNLFRPGTPKTRPEIYAMGLRNPFRFTVDPDTDVVYLADYSPDAQNPNPARGPAGHGRWMAIDKPANYGWPYCVTPDMPYVDYDFATGVSGAPFNCAAPVNESPRNTGLRNLPPVERAEVIYTYAAHPAFGTGGIGPMGGPAYDYDRRSRSPFKWPETFDGLPLFAEWTRDFVKAFHLDRRNQVTQIDSVLPELVFDNPMDLEFGPDGALYVLEYGDGYFAENPDAQLSRFDFVRGNRTPIVKASATPTSGQAPLTVTFSSAGTVDPDGDPIRYAWDFDADGRVDSREPNPTHTFTANGTYRPTLKVTDSTGRSASAEVILPVGTLAPVVTFVTPVEDQPFEFGDTVTYEVQVTDDAPVNCAAVTVTYILGHDEHGHPLSTSQGCTGSITTFVDGGHAGADNLTAVFVASYTDTGTPPQTGTDQVVLTPEE